A stretch of the Arachis stenosperma cultivar V10309 chromosome 6, arast.V10309.gnm1.PFL2, whole genome shotgun sequence genome encodes the following:
- the LOC130935270 gene encoding serine/arginine-rich splicing factor RS2Z32-like isoform X2, producing the protein MPRYEDKYGNTRLYVGRLASRTRSRDLERVFSRYGRVRDVDMKHDYAFVEFSDPRDADDARYNLDGRDVDGSRIIVEFAKGVPRGSREYLGRGPPPGTGRCFNCGIDGHWARDCKAGDWKNKCYRCGERGHIEKNCKNSPKKLRRGRSYSRSPVRSRSPVRSRSPRRGRSRDRSYTPERSYSRSRSPVRGDRSPVRDRSESPRSRSPEPKGSPQPSKARKHSPSPDEGSPQKRGDASPGNERMVTQQDGSDYSDGPRGKSRSPASPAGDDSPKANGRSRSPSPRDDDRSPIDDEEDNQRNLPRGSESP; encoded by the exons ATGCCTCGCTATGAAGATAAATACGGCAACACACGCCTCTATGTTGGTCGATTGGCTTCAAGGACGCGTTCCCGTGATCTGGAGCGAGTTTTCAGCCGATATGGAAG AGTTCGAGATGTGGATATGAAGCATGATTACGCCTTTGTT GAATTCAGCGATCCTAGAGATGCTGATGATGCAAGATACAACTTGGATGGCCGTGATGTTGATGGAAGTCGTATTATTGTGGAATTTGCGAAAGGG GTTCCTCGTGGTTCCCGTGAATATTTGGGTCGTGGTCCTCCTCCTGGAACTGGGCGTTGCTTTAACTGTGGTATTGATGGCCATTGGGCCCGAGATTGCAAAGCTGGAGACTggaagaacaagtgttatcgtTGTGGTGAGAGGGGTCATATAGAAAAAAACTGCAAGAACAGTCCCAAAAAGCTGAG ACGTGGGCGTAGTTATTCCCGCTCTCCGGTCAGGTCACGTTCCCCAGTCAGGTCACGCTCTCCTCGTCGTGGCAGAAGCAGGGACAGGAGTTACACCCCAGAACGCAGTTACAG TCGATCAAGATCCCCAGTTAGGGGGGATCGAAGCCCAGTTCGTGATAGATCAGAGAGCCCACGCTCTAGAAGCCCTGAACCCAAAGGTAGCCCTCAGCCCTCGAAGGCAAGGAAGCATAGTCCATCACCTGATGAAGGGAGTCCACAGAAGAGAGGTGATGCATCTCCTGGCAATGAGAGGATGGTTACACAGCAAGATGGATCTGATTACAGTGATGGCCCCAGAGGAAAGAGCAGAAGCCCCGCTAGTCCAGCAGGGGATGACAGCCCAAAGGCTAATGGTCGCAGCCGCAGTCCTAGTCCCAGAGATGATGACAGAAGCCCCATTGATGACGAAGAAGACAACCAGCGTAATCTACCAAGAGGCAGTGAGTCCCCTTAA
- the LOC130935270 gene encoding serine/arginine-rich splicing factor RS2Z32-like isoform X1 — protein MPRYEDKYGNTRLYVGRLASRTRSRDLERVFSRYGRVRDVDMKHDYAFVEFSDPRDADDARYNLDGRDVDGSRIIVEFAKGVPRGSREYLGRGPPPGTGRCFNCGIDGHWARDCKAGDWKNKCYRCGERGHIEKNCKNSPKKLSRRGRSYSRSPVRSRSPVRSRSPRRGRSRDRSYTPERSYSRSRSPVRGDRSPVRDRSESPRSRSPEPKGSPQPSKARKHSPSPDEGSPQKRGDASPGNERMVTQQDGSDYSDGPRGKSRSPASPAGDDSPKANGRSRSPSPRDDDRSPIDDEEDNQRNLPRGSESP, from the exons ATGCCTCGCTATGAAGATAAATACGGCAACACACGCCTCTATGTTGGTCGATTGGCTTCAAGGACGCGTTCCCGTGATCTGGAGCGAGTTTTCAGCCGATATGGAAG AGTTCGAGATGTGGATATGAAGCATGATTACGCCTTTGTT GAATTCAGCGATCCTAGAGATGCTGATGATGCAAGATACAACTTGGATGGCCGTGATGTTGATGGAAGTCGTATTATTGTGGAATTTGCGAAAGGG GTTCCTCGTGGTTCCCGTGAATATTTGGGTCGTGGTCCTCCTCCTGGAACTGGGCGTTGCTTTAACTGTGGTATTGATGGCCATTGGGCCCGAGATTGCAAAGCTGGAGACTggaagaacaagtgttatcgtTGTGGTGAGAGGGGTCATATAGAAAAAAACTGCAAGAACAGTCCCAAAAAGCTGAG TAGACGTGGGCGTAGTTATTCCCGCTCTCCGGTCAGGTCACGTTCCCCAGTCAGGTCACGCTCTCCTCGTCGTGGCAGAAGCAGGGACAGGAGTTACACCCCAGAACGCAGTTACAG TCGATCAAGATCCCCAGTTAGGGGGGATCGAAGCCCAGTTCGTGATAGATCAGAGAGCCCACGCTCTAGAAGCCCTGAACCCAAAGGTAGCCCTCAGCCCTCGAAGGCAAGGAAGCATAGTCCATCACCTGATGAAGGGAGTCCACAGAAGAGAGGTGATGCATCTCCTGGCAATGAGAGGATGGTTACACAGCAAGATGGATCTGATTACAGTGATGGCCCCAGAGGAAAGAGCAGAAGCCCCGCTAGTCCAGCAGGGGATGACAGCCCAAAGGCTAATGGTCGCAGCCGCAGTCCTAGTCCCAGAGATGATGACAGAAGCCCCATTGATGACGAAGAAGACAACCAGCGTAATCTACCAAGAGGCAGTGAGTCCCCTTAA
- the LOC130935270 gene encoding serine/arginine-rich splicing factor RS2Z33-like isoform X3, giving the protein MKHDYAFVEFSDPRDADDARYNLDGRDVDGSRIIVEFAKGVPRGSREYLGRGPPPGTGRCFNCGIDGHWARDCKAGDWKNKCYRCGERGHIEKNCKNSPKKLSRRGRSYSRSPVRSRSPVRSRSPRRGRSRDRSYTPERSYSRSRSPVRGDRSPVRDRSESPRSRSPEPKGSPQPSKARKHSPSPDEGSPQKRGDASPGNERMVTQQDGSDYSDGPRGKSRSPASPAGDDSPKANGRSRSPSPRDDDRSPIDDEEDNQRNLPRGSESP; this is encoded by the exons ATGAAGCATGATTACGCCTTTGTT GAATTCAGCGATCCTAGAGATGCTGATGATGCAAGATACAACTTGGATGGCCGTGATGTTGATGGAAGTCGTATTATTGTGGAATTTGCGAAAGGG GTTCCTCGTGGTTCCCGTGAATATTTGGGTCGTGGTCCTCCTCCTGGAACTGGGCGTTGCTTTAACTGTGGTATTGATGGCCATTGGGCCCGAGATTGCAAAGCTGGAGACTggaagaacaagtgttatcgtTGTGGTGAGAGGGGTCATATAGAAAAAAACTGCAAGAACAGTCCCAAAAAGCTGAG TAGACGTGGGCGTAGTTATTCCCGCTCTCCGGTCAGGTCACGTTCCCCAGTCAGGTCACGCTCTCCTCGTCGTGGCAGAAGCAGGGACAGGAGTTACACCCCAGAACGCAGTTACAG TCGATCAAGATCCCCAGTTAGGGGGGATCGAAGCCCAGTTCGTGATAGATCAGAGAGCCCACGCTCTAGAAGCCCTGAACCCAAAGGTAGCCCTCAGCCCTCGAAGGCAAGGAAGCATAGTCCATCACCTGATGAAGGGAGTCCACAGAAGAGAGGTGATGCATCTCCTGGCAATGAGAGGATGGTTACACAGCAAGATGGATCTGATTACAGTGATGGCCCCAGAGGAAAGAGCAGAAGCCCCGCTAGTCCAGCAGGGGATGACAGCCCAAAGGCTAATGGTCGCAGCCGCAGTCCTAGTCCCAGAGATGATGACAGAAGCCCCATTGATGACGAAGAAGACAACCAGCGTAATCTACCAAGAGGCAGTGAGTCCCCTTAA